The following proteins are encoded in a genomic region of Planifilum fulgidum:
- a CDS encoding DUF5819 family protein, producing the protein MHIRRRIVWIWAGGLGLLLAMHFLLTILYLAPDNLLKRRFSEPLQRYMDPLFAQNWQLFAPDPISQHRSLVIKAKYRDPATGEIRETPWMDITRPRVREIWENRLFNGSRALRFQTSAIAMYRSEDPDRKARGLRMLRRLALHFLNEETNLANVDKVKVRIVLNRFPRYPERQRPDQMGTLYFDETDWMTVRDVGGRKP; encoded by the coding sequence TTGCATATCCGTCGAAGAATCGTCTGGATTTGGGCGGGAGGGCTGGGCCTGCTTCTGGCAATGCACTTCCTGCTGACCATCCTTTATCTGGCCCCCGACAATCTGCTGAAAAGGCGCTTTTCTGAACCCCTTCAGCGGTACATGGATCCCCTCTTCGCCCAAAACTGGCAACTGTTTGCCCCCGACCCGATTTCCCAGCACCGCTCCCTTGTGATCAAGGCCAAATACCGCGACCCGGCAACCGGTGAAATCCGGGAAACGCCGTGGATGGACATCACCCGGCCCCGGGTGCGGGAAATATGGGAAAACCGGCTGTTCAACGGCAGCCGGGCCCTCCGCTTCCAGACCTCCGCCATCGCCATGTACCGAAGCGAAGACCCGGACCGAAAGGCCCGGGGCCTCCGGATGCTGCGCCGTCTGGCCCTGCACTTTTTGAACGAGGAAACGAATCTCGCGAATGTGGATAAGGTCAAGGTGCGGATCGTCCTCAACCGGTTTCCCCGTTATCCGGAGCGGCAAAGGCCCGACCAAATGGGCACCCTCTACTTTGACGAGACCGATTGGATGACGGTGCGGGACGTTGGGGGGCGAAAGCCGTGA
- a CDS encoding DCC1-like thiol-disulfide oxidoreductase family protein produces MIRKLHRLLTTEHLLTGVSLARIAYGLFLLFYFISHYAERYLLWGPGGLLPHDAFLEMAEARGILTLFHLSGEPWFFELVYHAGIVVAFLYLIGYRTRLTGVLTFILFWSFYFRNPHLTNGGDNILRIQLFYLLFAQTGARFSLDALRRRKTSSPGRKGVAREMSAVLHNAAVLAAALQLALLYFTAGMYKVMGAYWQEGTALYYATRVQEFHWPGISEWLWESEFLLVLLSYATVIFQVSFPFLLLNRITKLIAVGCAVLFHGGIALFMGLIGFSWIMIGSELILLTDKDYRLIGAAARRAGAKAAGPLRLLRDRIASLPAVKGRQLIVFYDGWCPLCRASVASSRKLDWFSLIRFVSFREPGVIERYGLDADKVERRMHSTADGRRFAEGIDAVIQMATRLLPLWPAVPLLLLARWIGIGQRAYDFIAGRRTILPTGGCDGHCSLEDGKKGPVTLDK; encoded by the coding sequence GTGATCCGGAAGCTGCATCGCCTCCTCACCACGGAACACCTGCTCACGGGTGTCAGCCTGGCCCGCATCGCTTACGGCCTGTTCCTTCTTTTTTATTTCATCAGCCATTATGCCGAACGGTATCTTCTGTGGGGACCCGGCGGCCTTTTGCCCCACGATGCCTTCCTGGAGATGGCAGAAGCCCGGGGCATCCTCACCCTGTTCCACCTGAGCGGGGAGCCCTGGTTTTTCGAGCTGGTGTACCACGCGGGAATCGTCGTCGCCTTTCTCTATCTGATCGGATACCGCACCCGCCTGACCGGCGTGCTCACCTTCATCCTGTTCTGGTCCTTTTATTTCCGGAACCCCCATCTCACCAACGGCGGCGACAACATCCTGCGCATCCAGCTGTTTTATCTTCTGTTCGCCCAAACGGGGGCGCGTTTTTCGCTGGACGCCCTGCGGAGGAGAAAAACGTCTTCTCCCGGAAGAAAGGGCGTCGCAAGAGAGATGTCGGCGGTCCTCCACAACGCCGCCGTCCTGGCAGCGGCCCTTCAGCTCGCCCTCCTGTATTTCACCGCGGGCATGTATAAAGTGATGGGAGCCTACTGGCAGGAAGGAACCGCCCTGTACTACGCCACGCGCGTCCAGGAATTCCACTGGCCGGGAATCAGCGAATGGCTCTGGGAATCGGAGTTCCTCCTGGTTTTATTGAGCTACGCCACGGTGATCTTCCAGGTCTCCTTCCCCTTCCTGCTTCTGAACCGGATCACCAAACTGATCGCCGTGGGATGTGCCGTCCTCTTTCACGGCGGAATCGCCCTGTTCATGGGGCTCATCGGATTTTCCTGGATCATGATCGGAAGCGAGCTGATCCTTTTGACCGACAAGGATTACCGCCTCATCGGCGCCGCCGCGCGGCGGGCGGGAGCAAAGGCCGCCGGACCGCTCCGCCTTCTGAGGGACCGCATCGCCTCCCTTCCCGCCGTTAAGGGCAGGCAGTTGATCGTCTTCTACGACGGCTGGTGCCCCCTGTGCCGGGCCAGCGTCGCCTCCTCCCGCAAGCTGGATTGGTTCTCCCTGATCCGCTTCGTCTCCTTCCGGGAGCCCGGCGTCATCGAACGGTACGGGCTGGACGCCGACAAGGTGGAGCGCCGCATGCACAGCACGGCGGACGGCCGGCGATTCGCCGAGGGAATCGACGCCGTGATCCAGATGGCAACCCGGCTACTTCCCCTCTGGCCGGCGGTGCCCCTTCTCCTTTTGGCCCGCTGGATCGGCATCGGTCAACGGGCCTACGACTTCATCGCCGGCCGGCGCACGATCCTCCCCACCGGCGGATGCGACGGACATTGCTCCCTGGAGGACGGAAAAAAGGGACCGGTCACCCTCGACAAGTGA